From a region of the Calonectris borealis chromosome 2, bCalBor7.hap1.2, whole genome shotgun sequence genome:
- the SNAP47 gene encoding synaptosomal-associated protein 47 isoform X4 — protein sequence MDSSVKAAAPKRLPQSSASTDRVSPSGFESVALVEEDLNGELMNEDIRIHSWPCSYYLDTSKQWVSGRLSLTPVAIKFTADKTGELLVNFHLSSISEIKKESSNLIFSSLTILEKSTKHWFSSLQPNRNVVFNILEHFWREQLLSSQGAGAEAAALQSTKGKELTGLLTGSQKRLEDTAKVLHYQGEQFDNIMRGLNKIEGDMDVADRLLTELESPSWWPFSSKLWKAPLETKPKETATVSDSKNQEGIIIRIPVIITHRTDSNVKPGKLTLFASGLEISDCNSQVIHRFESKDVDDIRVHTPYEISVRQRFIGKPDTSYRLLSAKMPEAIPILEMQFSKKIQFLEDALGFVGARKSPQVDLGTSIWQAATGLLGGVVQPSSPVGGREGMDNDQVQLQKQEKISQEEAKELKQEITTIRSKKKHFVEEPFIPSAKYQICS from the exons ATGGACAGTTCTGTAAAGGCAGCAGCCCCCAAAAGGCTGCCTCAGAGTTCTGCGTCTACAGATAGAG TTTCTCCTTCTGGCTTTGAGAGCGTTGCTCTTGTAGAAGAGGATCTGAACGGCGAGCTGATGAACGAAGACATACGTATCCATAGCTGGCCTTGTTCTTACTACTTGGACACCAGCAAACAATGGGTCTCCGGCAGACTCTCGCTGACTCCTGTTGCGATCAAATTTACAGCTGACAAGACTGGGGAGCTTTTGGTCAACTTCCATCTTTCTAGTATCAGTGAGATCAAGAAGGAATCTTCAAATTTAATCTTCAGCTCCCTTACCATCTTAGAGAAGAGCACCAAGCACTGGTTCAGTTCTCTGCAACCCAACAGAAATGTGGTGTTCAACATCCTTGAGCACTTCTGGAGGGAGCAGTTGCTGTCAAGCCAAGgtgcaggagcagaagcagcagctttgcagtCAACAAAGGGAAAAGAACTGACCGGGTTATTGACTGGATCGCAGAAACGACTGGAGGACACAGCAAAAGTGCTGCATTACCAGGGCGAGCAGTTTGATAACATCATGAGAGGACTCAACAAGATCGAAGGGGATATGGATGTAGCAGACAG GTTGTTGACTGAGCTGGAATCTCCTTCTTGGTGGCCGTTTAGCAGCAAGCTCTGGAAAGCGCCATTGGAAACCAAGCCAAAGGAAACTGCCACAGTTTCCGATTCGAAGAACCAGGAAGGAATCATAATTAGAATTCCAGTTATTATCACCCACAGAACAGACTCAAATGTCAAGCCAGGAAAACTCACGCTCTTCGCTTCTGGCCTGGAAATCAGTGACTGCAATTCTCAGGTCATTCACCGCTTTGAATCAAAGGATGTAGATGATATCAGAGTTCATACGCCATATGAAATCAGTGTCCGTCAGAGATTTATTGGGAAGCCCGACACCTCTTACCGGCTCTTGTCAGCAAAGATGCCAGAGGCAATCCCCATCTTGGAGATGCAGTTTAGCAAGAAGATACAGTTTTTAGAAGATGCCCTAGGATTTGTTGGTGCCAGGAAGTCTCCTCAGGTAGACTTGGGGACCTCCATTTGGCAAGCAG CCACAGGACTCCTGGGAGGAGTGGTGCAGCCCAGCTCTCCGGTGGGAGGCAGAGAAGGGATGGACAATGACCAGGTTCAGctgcagaagcaagagaagaTCTCCCAGGAAGAAGCGAAAGAGCTTAAACAG GAAATCACAACCATTAGgtcaaagaaaaagcattttgttgaGGAACCGTTCATTCCAAGTGCTAAATACCAAATTTGCTCATAG
- the SNAP47 gene encoding synaptosomal-associated protein 47 isoform X7, with amino-acid sequence MDSSVKAAAPKRLPQSSASTDRVSPSGFESVALVEEDLNGELMNEDIRIHSWPCSYYLDTSKQWVSGRLSLTPVAIKFTADKTGELLVNFHLSSISEIKKESSNLIFSSLTILEKSTKHWFSSLQPNRNVVFNILEHFWREQLLSSQGAGAEAAALQSTKGKELTGLLTGSQKRLEDTAKVLHYQGEQFDNIMRGLNKIEGDMDVADRLLTELESPSWWPFSSKLWKAPLETKPKETATVSDSKNQEGIIIRIPVIITHRTDSNVKPGKLTLFASGLEISDCNSQVIHRFESKDVDDIRVHTPYEISVRQRFIGKPDTSYRLLSAKMPEAIPILEMQFSKKIQFLEDALGFVGARKSPQVDLGTSIWQAATGLLGGVVQPSSPVGGREGMDNDQVQLQKQEKISQEEAKELKQSWKP; translated from the exons ATGGACAGTTCTGTAAAGGCAGCAGCCCCCAAAAGGCTGCCTCAGAGTTCTGCGTCTACAGATAGAG TTTCTCCTTCTGGCTTTGAGAGCGTTGCTCTTGTAGAAGAGGATCTGAACGGCGAGCTGATGAACGAAGACATACGTATCCATAGCTGGCCTTGTTCTTACTACTTGGACACCAGCAAACAATGGGTCTCCGGCAGACTCTCGCTGACTCCTGTTGCGATCAAATTTACAGCTGACAAGACTGGGGAGCTTTTGGTCAACTTCCATCTTTCTAGTATCAGTGAGATCAAGAAGGAATCTTCAAATTTAATCTTCAGCTCCCTTACCATCTTAGAGAAGAGCACCAAGCACTGGTTCAGTTCTCTGCAACCCAACAGAAATGTGGTGTTCAACATCCTTGAGCACTTCTGGAGGGAGCAGTTGCTGTCAAGCCAAGgtgcaggagcagaagcagcagctttgcagtCAACAAAGGGAAAAGAACTGACCGGGTTATTGACTGGATCGCAGAAACGACTGGAGGACACAGCAAAAGTGCTGCATTACCAGGGCGAGCAGTTTGATAACATCATGAGAGGACTCAACAAGATCGAAGGGGATATGGATGTAGCAGACAG GTTGTTGACTGAGCTGGAATCTCCTTCTTGGTGGCCGTTTAGCAGCAAGCTCTGGAAAGCGCCATTGGAAACCAAGCCAAAGGAAACTGCCACAGTTTCCGATTCGAAGAACCAGGAAGGAATCATAATTAGAATTCCAGTTATTATCACCCACAGAACAGACTCAAATGTCAAGCCAGGAAAACTCACGCTCTTCGCTTCTGGCCTGGAAATCAGTGACTGCAATTCTCAGGTCATTCACCGCTTTGAATCAAAGGATGTAGATGATATCAGAGTTCATACGCCATATGAAATCAGTGTCCGTCAGAGATTTATTGGGAAGCCCGACACCTCTTACCGGCTCTTGTCAGCAAAGATGCCAGAGGCAATCCCCATCTTGGAGATGCAGTTTAGCAAGAAGATACAGTTTTTAGAAGATGCCCTAGGATTTGTTGGTGCCAGGAAGTCTCCTCAGGTAGACTTGGGGACCTCCATTTGGCAAGCAG CCACAGGACTCCTGGGAGGAGTGGTGCAGCCCAGCTCTCCGGTGGGAGGCAGAGAAGGGATGGACAATGACCAGGTTCAGctgcagaagcaagagaagaTCTCCCAGGAAGAAGCGAAAGAGCTTAAACAG AGCTGGAAGCCCTGA
- the SNAP47 gene encoding synaptosomal-associated protein 47 isoform X8, translating to MDSSVKAAAPKRLPQSSASTDRVSPSGFESVALVEEDLNGELMNEDIRIHSWPCSYYLDTSKQWVSGRLSLTPVAIKFTADKTGELLVNFHLSSISEIKKESSNLIFSSLTILEKSTKHWFSSLQPNRNVVFNILEHFWREQLLSSQGAGAEAAALQSTKGKELTGLLTGSQKRLEDTAKVLHYQGEQFDNIMRGLNKIEGDMDVADRLLTELESPSWWPFSSKLWKAPLETKPKETATVSDSKNQEGIIIRIPVIITHRTDSNVKPGKLTLFASGLEISDCNSQVIHRFESKDVDDIRVHTPYEISVRQRFIGKPDTSYRLLSAKMPEAIPILEMQFSKKIQFLEDALGFVGARKSPQVDLGTSIWQAATGLLGGVVQPSSPVGGREGMDNDQVQLQKQEKISQEEAKELKQV from the exons ATGGACAGTTCTGTAAAGGCAGCAGCCCCCAAAAGGCTGCCTCAGAGTTCTGCGTCTACAGATAGAG TTTCTCCTTCTGGCTTTGAGAGCGTTGCTCTTGTAGAAGAGGATCTGAACGGCGAGCTGATGAACGAAGACATACGTATCCATAGCTGGCCTTGTTCTTACTACTTGGACACCAGCAAACAATGGGTCTCCGGCAGACTCTCGCTGACTCCTGTTGCGATCAAATTTACAGCTGACAAGACTGGGGAGCTTTTGGTCAACTTCCATCTTTCTAGTATCAGTGAGATCAAGAAGGAATCTTCAAATTTAATCTTCAGCTCCCTTACCATCTTAGAGAAGAGCACCAAGCACTGGTTCAGTTCTCTGCAACCCAACAGAAATGTGGTGTTCAACATCCTTGAGCACTTCTGGAGGGAGCAGTTGCTGTCAAGCCAAGgtgcaggagcagaagcagcagctttgcagtCAACAAAGGGAAAAGAACTGACCGGGTTATTGACTGGATCGCAGAAACGACTGGAGGACACAGCAAAAGTGCTGCATTACCAGGGCGAGCAGTTTGATAACATCATGAGAGGACTCAACAAGATCGAAGGGGATATGGATGTAGCAGACAG GTTGTTGACTGAGCTGGAATCTCCTTCTTGGTGGCCGTTTAGCAGCAAGCTCTGGAAAGCGCCATTGGAAACCAAGCCAAAGGAAACTGCCACAGTTTCCGATTCGAAGAACCAGGAAGGAATCATAATTAGAATTCCAGTTATTATCACCCACAGAACAGACTCAAATGTCAAGCCAGGAAAACTCACGCTCTTCGCTTCTGGCCTGGAAATCAGTGACTGCAATTCTCAGGTCATTCACCGCTTTGAATCAAAGGATGTAGATGATATCAGAGTTCATACGCCATATGAAATCAGTGTCCGTCAGAGATTTATTGGGAAGCCCGACACCTCTTACCGGCTCTTGTCAGCAAAGATGCCAGAGGCAATCCCCATCTTGGAGATGCAGTTTAGCAAGAAGATACAGTTTTTAGAAGATGCCCTAGGATTTGTTGGTGCCAGGAAGTCTCCTCAGGTAGACTTGGGGACCTCCATTTGGCAAGCAG CCACAGGACTCCTGGGAGGAGTGGTGCAGCCCAGCTCTCCGGTGGGAGGCAGAGAAGGGATGGACAATGACCAGGTTCAGctgcagaagcaagagaagaTCTCCCAGGAAGAAGCGAAAGAGCTTAAACAGGTATAA
- the SNAP47 gene encoding synaptosomal-associated protein 47 isoform X5, with amino-acid sequence MDSSVKAAAPKRLPQSSASTDRVSPSGFESVALVEEDLNGELMNEDIRIHSWPCSYYLDTSKQWVSGRLSLTPVAIKFTADKTGELLVNFHLSSISEIKKESSNLIFSSLTILEKSTKHWFSSLQPNRNVVFNILEHFWREQLLSSQGAGAEAAALQSTKGKELTGLLTGSQKRLEDTAKVLHYQGEQFDNIMRGLNKIEGDMDVADRLLTELESPSWWPFSSKLWKAPLETKPKETATVSDSKNQEGIIIRIPVIITHRTDSNVKPGKLTLFASGLEISDCNSQVIHRFESKDVDDIRVHTPYEISVRQRFIGKPDTSYRLLSAKMPEAIPILEMQFSKKIQFLEDALGFVGARKSPQVDLGTSIWQAATGLLGGVVQPSSPVGGREGMDNDQVQLQKQEKISQEEAKELKQSFLLTDTKETEGPCLGDRS; translated from the exons ATGGACAGTTCTGTAAAGGCAGCAGCCCCCAAAAGGCTGCCTCAGAGTTCTGCGTCTACAGATAGAG TTTCTCCTTCTGGCTTTGAGAGCGTTGCTCTTGTAGAAGAGGATCTGAACGGCGAGCTGATGAACGAAGACATACGTATCCATAGCTGGCCTTGTTCTTACTACTTGGACACCAGCAAACAATGGGTCTCCGGCAGACTCTCGCTGACTCCTGTTGCGATCAAATTTACAGCTGACAAGACTGGGGAGCTTTTGGTCAACTTCCATCTTTCTAGTATCAGTGAGATCAAGAAGGAATCTTCAAATTTAATCTTCAGCTCCCTTACCATCTTAGAGAAGAGCACCAAGCACTGGTTCAGTTCTCTGCAACCCAACAGAAATGTGGTGTTCAACATCCTTGAGCACTTCTGGAGGGAGCAGTTGCTGTCAAGCCAAGgtgcaggagcagaagcagcagctttgcagtCAACAAAGGGAAAAGAACTGACCGGGTTATTGACTGGATCGCAGAAACGACTGGAGGACACAGCAAAAGTGCTGCATTACCAGGGCGAGCAGTTTGATAACATCATGAGAGGACTCAACAAGATCGAAGGGGATATGGATGTAGCAGACAG GTTGTTGACTGAGCTGGAATCTCCTTCTTGGTGGCCGTTTAGCAGCAAGCTCTGGAAAGCGCCATTGGAAACCAAGCCAAAGGAAACTGCCACAGTTTCCGATTCGAAGAACCAGGAAGGAATCATAATTAGAATTCCAGTTATTATCACCCACAGAACAGACTCAAATGTCAAGCCAGGAAAACTCACGCTCTTCGCTTCTGGCCTGGAAATCAGTGACTGCAATTCTCAGGTCATTCACCGCTTTGAATCAAAGGATGTAGATGATATCAGAGTTCATACGCCATATGAAATCAGTGTCCGTCAGAGATTTATTGGGAAGCCCGACACCTCTTACCGGCTCTTGTCAGCAAAGATGCCAGAGGCAATCCCCATCTTGGAGATGCAGTTTAGCAAGAAGATACAGTTTTTAGAAGATGCCCTAGGATTTGTTGGTGCCAGGAAGTCTCCTCAGGTAGACTTGGGGACCTCCATTTGGCAAGCAG CCACAGGACTCCTGGGAGGAGTGGTGCAGCCCAGCTCTCCGGTGGGAGGCAGAGAAGGGATGGACAATGACCAGGTTCAGctgcagaagcaagagaagaTCTCCCAGGAAGAAGCGAAAGAGCTTAAACAG
- the SNAP47 gene encoding synaptosomal-associated protein 47 isoform X2 has product MDSSVKAAAPKRLPQSSASTDRVSPSGFESVALVEEDLNGELMNEDIRIHSWPCSYYLDTSKQWVSGRLSLTPVAIKFTADKTGELLVNFHLSSISEIKKESSNLIFSSLTILEKSTKHWFSSLQPNRNVVFNILEHFWREQLLSSQGAGAEAAALQSTKGKELTGLLTGSQKRLEDTAKVLHYQGEQFDNIMRGLNKIEGDMDVADRLLTELESPSWWPFSSKLWKAPLETKPKETATVSDSKNQEGIIIRIPVIITHRTDSNVKPGKLTLFASGLEISDCNSQVIHRFESKDVDDIRVHTPYEISVRQRFIGKPDTSYRLLSAKMPEAIPILEMQFSKKIQFLEDALGFVGARKSPQVDLGTSIWQAATGLLGGVVQPSSPVGGREGMDNDQVQLQKQEKISQEEAKELKQVHEKIISTPALFRGFITVSCSWAGWGRREAKSMEPEVKKCKR; this is encoded by the exons ATGGACAGTTCTGTAAAGGCAGCAGCCCCCAAAAGGCTGCCTCAGAGTTCTGCGTCTACAGATAGAG TTTCTCCTTCTGGCTTTGAGAGCGTTGCTCTTGTAGAAGAGGATCTGAACGGCGAGCTGATGAACGAAGACATACGTATCCATAGCTGGCCTTGTTCTTACTACTTGGACACCAGCAAACAATGGGTCTCCGGCAGACTCTCGCTGACTCCTGTTGCGATCAAATTTACAGCTGACAAGACTGGGGAGCTTTTGGTCAACTTCCATCTTTCTAGTATCAGTGAGATCAAGAAGGAATCTTCAAATTTAATCTTCAGCTCCCTTACCATCTTAGAGAAGAGCACCAAGCACTGGTTCAGTTCTCTGCAACCCAACAGAAATGTGGTGTTCAACATCCTTGAGCACTTCTGGAGGGAGCAGTTGCTGTCAAGCCAAGgtgcaggagcagaagcagcagctttgcagtCAACAAAGGGAAAAGAACTGACCGGGTTATTGACTGGATCGCAGAAACGACTGGAGGACACAGCAAAAGTGCTGCATTACCAGGGCGAGCAGTTTGATAACATCATGAGAGGACTCAACAAGATCGAAGGGGATATGGATGTAGCAGACAG GTTGTTGACTGAGCTGGAATCTCCTTCTTGGTGGCCGTTTAGCAGCAAGCTCTGGAAAGCGCCATTGGAAACCAAGCCAAAGGAAACTGCCACAGTTTCCGATTCGAAGAACCAGGAAGGAATCATAATTAGAATTCCAGTTATTATCACCCACAGAACAGACTCAAATGTCAAGCCAGGAAAACTCACGCTCTTCGCTTCTGGCCTGGAAATCAGTGACTGCAATTCTCAGGTCATTCACCGCTTTGAATCAAAGGATGTAGATGATATCAGAGTTCATACGCCATATGAAATCAGTGTCCGTCAGAGATTTATTGGGAAGCCCGACACCTCTTACCGGCTCTTGTCAGCAAAGATGCCAGAGGCAATCCCCATCTTGGAGATGCAGTTTAGCAAGAAGATACAGTTTTTAGAAGATGCCCTAGGATTTGTTGGTGCCAGGAAGTCTCCTCAGGTAGACTTGGGGACCTCCATTTGGCAAGCAG CCACAGGACTCCTGGGAGGAGTGGTGCAGCCCAGCTCTCCGGTGGGAGGCAGAGAAGGGATGGACAATGACCAGGTTCAGctgcagaagcaagagaagaTCTCCCAGGAAGAAGCGAAAGAGCTTAAACAG